In Rathayibacter sp. VKM Ac-2762, one DNA window encodes the following:
- a CDS encoding ParA family protein produces MHVLSVSSLKGGVGKTTVTLGLASAAFSKGLRTLVVDLDPQSDVSTGMDINVAGHLNIADVLTSPKEKIVRSAIAPSGWTKEHHGTIDVLIGSPSAINFDGPHPSIRDIWKLEEALASVEADYDLVLIDCAPSLNALTRTAWAASDRVAVVTEPGLFSVAAADRALRAIEEIRRGLSPRLQPLGIIVNRARVQSLEHQFRIKELRDMFGPLVLSPQLPERTSLQQAQGAAKPVHVWPGESAQEMAHNFDLLLDRVIRTGRIGEQVPAAT; encoded by the coding sequence ATGCATGTACTCAGCGTGAGCTCCCTCAAGGGCGGCGTCGGCAAGACCACGGTGACGCTCGGCCTTGCATCCGCGGCGTTCTCGAAGGGCCTGCGAACGCTGGTCGTCGACCTCGATCCCCAGTCCGACGTGTCGACCGGAATGGACATCAACGTCGCCGGCCACCTCAACATCGCCGACGTCCTGACGTCGCCGAAGGAGAAGATCGTCCGCTCGGCGATCGCCCCCTCCGGCTGGACCAAGGAGCACCACGGCACGATCGACGTGCTGATCGGCAGCCCCTCCGCGATCAACTTCGACGGGCCGCACCCCAGCATCCGCGACATCTGGAAGCTCGAGGAGGCCCTCGCGAGCGTCGAGGCCGACTACGACCTCGTGCTGATCGACTGCGCCCCGTCGCTCAACGCCCTGACCCGCACGGCCTGGGCCGCGAGCGACCGCGTCGCCGTCGTCACGGAGCCGGGCCTGTTCTCGGTGGCCGCCGCCGACCGGGCGCTCCGGGCGATCGAGGAGATCCGCCGCGGACTCAGCCCGCGCCTCCAGCCGCTGGGCATCATCGTCAACCGCGCCCGCGTCCAGTCGCTGGAGCACCAGTTCCGGATCAAGGAGCTGCGCGACATGTTCGGGCCGCTCGTCCTCAGCCCGCAGCTCCCGGAGCGCACCTCCCTCCAGCAGGCGCAGGGCGCGGCGAAGCCCGTCCACGTCTGGCCCGGGGAGAGCGCTCAGGAGATGGCGCACAACTTCGACCTGCTGCTCGACCGCGTGATCCGCACCGGTCGCATCGGCGAGCAGGTCCCCGCCGCGACCTAG
- the def gene encoding peptide deformylase, which produces MTERQIRIFGDPVLKTPSTTIETVDAGVRGLVEDLVDSVRPPGRAGVAAPQIGVNLRAFSYNVDGVIGYILNPEIIELSGDPRPVDEGCLSVPNLWYPAIRYPHAKVRGTDLDGNEIVLEGDGLMAQALQHECDHLDGRLYLDRLSKDDRRAAMKAVRESDWF; this is translated from the coding sequence ATGACCGAACGCCAGATCCGCATCTTCGGGGACCCGGTGCTGAAGACCCCGTCCACGACCATCGAGACGGTCGACGCCGGCGTCCGCGGCCTCGTCGAGGACCTCGTCGACAGCGTCCGACCGCCCGGACGCGCCGGCGTCGCAGCCCCCCAGATCGGCGTCAACCTCCGCGCCTTCAGCTACAACGTCGACGGCGTCATCGGGTACATCCTCAACCCCGAGATCATCGAGCTCAGCGGAGACCCGCGACCGGTCGACGAGGGCTGCCTCTCCGTCCCGAACCTCTGGTACCCCGCGATCCGCTACCCGCACGCGAAGGTCCGCGGCACCGACCTCGACGGCAACGAGATCGTCCTCGAAGGCGACGGCCTCATGGCCCAGGCCCTCCAGCACGAATGCGACCACCTCGACGGACGCCTCTACCTCGACCGCCTCTCCAAGGACGACCGCCGCGCCGCCATGAAGGCCGTCCGGGAATCCGACTGGTTCTGA
- a CDS encoding MinD/ParA family protein — MDERNDEQPDTGTGPTPRTAMDAARESGQYSPRASDTAPTLLPDGVRITPPGPRRRSTAPAPVEDEDAIDVGRLGLPPSRSHALVPPEPSPAPTPSPAPAHPSGANGPVSAGIPARPESAEKPAASESAGEPAAVPTRRDRLRAESSSAAPAPSAPSAAVPESASMLTPDRLLEVNRKTRPAPTGGWHRFLYGLTFHTVNLGDSAKVKAWKAMDERIGRQFEGGTRFVPVMTRKGGVGKTTVTTLLGMALADAREDRIIAVDANPDRGTLAERVPKQTRATVRDVVNRAAGVTGFTEFSTMVSRDETRLDVLASDTDPQLSEAFDEDDYNVVADLVERFYSIMLTDCGTGIVHSVMRPTLQRADTVVIVSGGSVDEARLASETLTWLDANGYGALVRNAVVALNTATQGTSLVKLEEIESHFRSRVRDIVRIPYDPVLAAGSVVKWEQLREGTKDAARLLAALVVEGMPVRRV, encoded by the coding sequence ATGGATGAGCGCAACGACGAACAGCCCGACACCGGCACCGGTCCCACGCCGCGGACCGCCATGGACGCGGCTCGGGAATCGGGTCAGTACTCCCCGCGAGCGAGCGACACCGCTCCGACCCTCCTGCCCGACGGCGTGCGGATCACCCCGCCCGGCCCGCGGCGCCGCTCCACCGCCCCTGCTCCGGTCGAGGACGAGGACGCGATCGACGTCGGCCGCCTCGGCTTGCCGCCCTCGCGCTCGCACGCTCTCGTGCCCCCGGAGCCGAGTCCTGCTCCGACCCCCTCACCGGCTCCCGCTCACCCGTCCGGCGCGAACGGACCGGTCTCGGCGGGGATCCCCGCCCGACCGGAGTCCGCCGAGAAGCCCGCGGCGTCCGAGTCCGCGGGGGAGCCCGCCGCCGTCCCCACGCGCCGCGACCGCCTCCGCGCCGAGTCCTCGAGCGCCGCTCCCGCCCCGTCCGCGCCGAGCGCCGCCGTCCCCGAGTCGGCGTCGATGCTCACCCCGGACAGGCTCCTGGAGGTCAACCGCAAGACCCGTCCCGCTCCCACGGGCGGCTGGCACCGCTTCCTCTACGGCCTGACCTTCCACACGGTCAACCTCGGCGACTCCGCGAAGGTGAAGGCGTGGAAGGCGATGGACGAGCGGATCGGCCGGCAGTTCGAGGGCGGCACCCGCTTCGTCCCGGTCATGACCCGCAAGGGCGGCGTCGGCAAGACCACGGTCACGACGCTCCTGGGCATGGCCCTCGCCGATGCGCGCGAGGACCGCATCATCGCGGTCGACGCGAACCCCGACCGCGGCACCCTGGCCGAGCGCGTCCCCAAGCAGACGCGGGCGACCGTCCGCGACGTCGTGAACCGCGCGGCCGGCGTGACCGGGTTCACCGAGTTCTCGACGATGGTCTCCCGCGACGAGACCCGCCTCGACGTCCTCGCCTCCGACACCGACCCGCAGCTCTCCGAGGCCTTCGACGAGGACGACTACAACGTGGTCGCCGACCTGGTCGAGCGCTTCTACTCGATCATGCTCACCGACTGCGGCACGGGCATCGTGCACTCGGTGATGCGGCCCACGCTGCAGCGCGCCGACACGGTGGTGATCGTCTCGGGCGGCAGCGTCGACGAGGCCCGCCTGGCCTCCGAGACCCTCACCTGGCTGGACGCGAACGGCTACGGCGCCCTGGTGCGCAACGCGGTCGTCGCGCTCAACACGGCGACGCAGGGCACGAGCCTGGTGAAGCTGGAGGAGATCGAGTCGCACTTCCGCTCCCGTGTCCGCGACATCGTCCGCATCCCCTACGACCCGGTGCTCGCCGCCGGCTCCGTGGTGAAGTGGGAGCAGCTGCGCGAGGGCACGAAGGACGCCGCACGCCTGCTCGCCGCGCTCGTGGTCGAGGGCATGCCGGTCCGACGTGTCTGA
- a CDS encoding mycothione reductase, with translation MSEPRASGAASAAHQDRTDGPDATTDAFDLIVIGAGSGNSIVGPEFDGLRVAILDDGEWFGGTCLNAGCIPTKMFVHVADVVTDVDQGGPIGVHSRLRRPEWAEVRDRVFGRIDAISEGGFEYRDQRSPNVTVLRESFGFESLGDGDRPHVLVSASGARISAPQVVVAAGSRPRPLLAAYEPDPRIQDSSSVMRLDELPERMLILGGGAVAVEFAHVFSSFGTAVTVAVRGDRLLRALDEDVSRRFTGIAAERYTVLTGVSAESVDARPDGLRVALSDGTTVETDLLLVALGRDPNSDTVAAASVGIDLHEDGRISVDTEQRVLSGGHPVPGLFALGDVSSRWQLKHVANHEARLVAHNLLHPGELLSDTLSPVPGAIFAHPQIAHFGLTAAEARDQGLDVVTVTQEYGSTAFGWALEDDSSACLLVVGLDGALLGAHIIGPQASILIQPLVQAASAGTGIRGLARSQYWPHPAASEVVENALLSAEEALRERTT, from the coding sequence GTGTCTGAGCCCCGGGCTTCCGGGGCGGCGTCCGCCGCGCACCAGGACCGCACCGACGGACCCGACGCGACCACCGACGCCTTCGACCTGATCGTCATCGGGGCCGGCTCCGGCAACTCGATCGTCGGTCCGGAGTTCGACGGCCTGCGGGTCGCGATCCTCGACGACGGGGAGTGGTTCGGCGGCACCTGCCTCAACGCCGGCTGCATCCCGACCAAGATGTTCGTCCATGTCGCCGATGTGGTCACCGACGTCGACCAGGGCGGCCCGATCGGCGTCCACTCCCGCCTCCGCCGCCCCGAGTGGGCCGAGGTGCGCGACCGGGTGTTCGGCCGGATCGACGCGATCAGCGAGGGCGGTTTCGAGTACCGCGATCAGCGCTCCCCGAACGTGACCGTCCTCCGCGAGAGCTTCGGCTTCGAGTCGCTCGGAGACGGCGACCGCCCGCACGTCCTCGTCAGCGCCAGCGGTGCCCGCATCAGTGCGCCGCAGGTGGTCGTGGCCGCCGGCTCGCGGCCCAGGCCGCTCCTGGCCGCGTACGAGCCGGACCCCCGCATCCAGGACTCCTCCTCCGTCATGCGGCTCGATGAGCTCCCCGAGCGGATGCTGATCCTCGGCGGCGGCGCGGTGGCCGTCGAGTTCGCCCACGTCTTCTCCTCCTTCGGCACGGCCGTGACCGTCGCCGTCCGCGGCGACCGCCTCCTCCGCGCCCTCGACGAGGACGTCTCGCGCCGGTTCACCGGGATCGCCGCCGAGCGGTACACGGTGCTCACCGGAGTGAGCGCCGAGAGCGTCGACGCCCGCCCTGACGGGCTCCGCGTCGCCCTCAGCGACGGCACGACGGTCGAGACCGACCTGCTGCTCGTCGCGCTCGGCCGCGACCCCAACAGCGACACGGTCGCCGCCGCCTCCGTCGGGATCGATCTGCACGAGGACGGCCGGATCAGCGTCGACACCGAGCAGCGCGTCCTCTCCGGCGGACACCCCGTGCCCGGCCTCTTCGCCCTCGGCGACGTGTCGTCCCGCTGGCAGCTCAAGCACGTCGCCAACCACGAGGCGCGCCTCGTGGCGCACAACCTCCTGCACCCGGGCGAGCTGCTCTCCGACACCCTCTCGCCGGTGCCCGGCGCGATCTTCGCCCACCCGCAGATCGCCCACTTCGGGCTCACCGCGGCCGAAGCGCGGGACCAGGGCCTGGACGTCGTCACCGTCACCCAGGAGTACGGCTCCACCGCCTTCGGCTGGGCGCTCGAGGACGACTCCAGCGCCTGCCTCCTGGTCGTCGGACTCGACGGCGCCCTCCTCGGCGCGCACATCATCGGGCCGCAGGCCAGTATCCTCATTCAGCCGCTCGTCCAGGCCGCCAGCGCCGGCACCGGCATCCGCGGACTCGCCCGCAGCCAGTACTGGCCGCACCCCGCAGCGAGCGAAGTCGTCGAGAACGCCCTCCTGAGCGCGGAGGAGGCCCTGAGGGAGCGCACCACATGA